In Falco biarmicus isolate bFalBia1 chromosome 7, bFalBia1.pri, whole genome shotgun sequence, a single window of DNA contains:
- the FOXB1 gene encoding forkhead box protein B1 — protein sequence MPRPGRNTYSDQKPPYSYISLTAMAIQSSPEKMLPLSEIYKFIMDRFPYYRENTQRWQNSLRHNLSFNDCFIKIPRRPDQPGKGSFWALHPSCGDMFENGSFLRRRKRFKVVKSDHLAPSKPADAAQYLQQQAKLRLSALAATGTHLPQMSTYNLGVSQPSSFKHPFAIENIIAREYKMPGGLAFSTMQPMPAAYPLPNQLTTVGSSIGTGWPHMYSSGMIDTATPISMASSEYGAYGVPIKPLCHGGQTLPAIPVPIKPTPAAVPALPALPAPIPTILSNSPPSLSPTSSQTATSQSSPATPSETLTSPAPALHSVAVH from the coding sequence ATGCCTCGCCCGGGCAGAAACACTTACAGTGATCAGAAGCCGCCCTACTCCTACATCTCGCTGACCGCCATGGCGATTCAGAGCTCCCCGGAGAAGATGCTGCCCCTGAGCGAGATCTACAAGTTCATCATGGACCGCTTCCCCTACTACCGGGAGAACACGCAGCGCTGGCAGAACTCCCTCCGCCACAACCTCTCCTTCAACGACTGCTTCATCAAGATCCCGCGCCGCCCCGACCAGCCGGGCAAGGGCAGCTTCTGGGCCCTGCACCCCAGCTGCGGGGACATGTTCGAGAACGGCAGCTTCCTGCGCCGCCGCAAGCGCTTCAAGGTGGTCAAGTCGGACCACCTGGCCCCCAGCAAGCCGGCGGACGCTGCGCAgtacctgcagcagcaggcgAAGCTGCGGCTCAGCGCCCTGGCGGCCACCGGCACCCACCTGCCCCAGATGTCTACCTACAACCTCGGCgtgtcccagccctccagcttCAAGCACCCCTTCGCCATCGAGAACATCATCGCCAGAGAGTACAAGATGCCCGGCGGCCTCGCCTTTTCCACCATGCAGCCCATGCCGGCCGCCTACCCCCTCCCCAACCAGTTGACTACGGTGGGCAGCTCCATTGGCACGGGCTGGCCCCACATGTACAGCTCCGGCATGATCGACACCGCCACCCCCATCTCCATGGCCAGCAGCGAGTACGGCGCCTACGGCGTGCCCATTAAGCCGCTCTGCCATGGGGGGCAGACTTTGCCGGCCATCCCCGTCCCCATCAAGCCTACCCCCGCCGCCGtgccggccctgcccgccctgcccgcgCCCATCCCCACCATCCTCTCGAACTCGCCGCCCTCCCTCAGCCCCACGTCCTCGCAGACGGCCACCAGCCAAAGCAGCCCGGCCACCCCCAGCGAGACTCTCACCAGCCCGGCGCCCGCCCTGCACTCCGTGGCGGTGCACTGA